The Chrysoperla carnea chromosome X, inChrCarn1.1, whole genome shotgun sequence genome includes a region encoding these proteins:
- the LOC123303125 gene encoding cullin-2: MSLTPKEMNFNETWSSLKETVEGVITLGHVPRSIWNDRFSDVYSLCVVHYPEPLADKLYQETYKFLTEHVTELYKHVEAQGDNNLIPSYYSAWMEYSQGLNYVHKLYWYLNQTHIRKQKLSEAEMIYGGNNPDTQEKLEIGELGLHIWKKVMIMPLKETLVRNLMSYIMIDREGGHVCTTTPEMVRGCILSFVALDQYRPQDNIQLYVEIFEDPFLEKSSEYFKAEAAKLLEKYDVSNYMEKVRQKQYEEYKRSHIFLHRSSISKVHQRIEKHFVEEHLEVFHTECRDMIQKNRTKDLANMYPLLKRVPNGLSVPIAEFLDHVKEEGLRAVSCLKGDTVHIQFVENILRVYHKYGKLIEKVFSGDQNFISALDKSCSYVINYKNVTKPTCRSPELLAKYCDTLLKKSAKGISDAEIEEKLTDCIIVFKYLDDKDIFQKFYSRMLAKRLIHQQSYSMDAEEMMINRLKQACGYEFTNKLHRMYTDIFLSTDLNNKFNNYLKEKNHSLNINFQIYVLQTGAWPLGQNLQNNFAVPQELEKSVQYFEQFYHAHFSGRKLTWLHHLCQGELKLGYLRKTYIVTMQTYQMAILLLFEKVDSLTVAEILNTLQINAEQFQKHIVSLLECKLLNSNTEEITPNTILSLNFDFSSKRTKFRITAATQKESPQEVENTISSVEEDRKLYLQAAIVRIMKSRKLLHHNELIQEVLSQSKASFAPSIQMIKKCIEALIDKQYLERTPNSPDSYSYVA; this comes from the exons atgtCTTTAACTCCGAAGGAGATGAACTTCAACGAAACGTGGAGTTCTTTAAAGGAAACTGTTGAAGGTGTTATCACATTAGGGCATGTTCCAAGATCGATATGGAATGATCGTTTCTC tgATGTTTACTCGCTGTGCGTTGTACATTATCCGGAACCTTTAGCTGATAAATTATATCAAGAAACGTATAAATTTCTAACAGAACATGTCACGGAGCTTTATAAACATGTTGAGGCTCAAGGTGATAATAACCTAATACCGAGTTATTATTCGGCATGGATGGAATATAGCCAAGGTTTAAATTACGTTCATAAACTTTATTG GTATTTAAATCAAACCCatattagaaaacaaaaattatcagaagCGGAAATGATTTATGGTGGCAATAATCCAGATACtcaagaaaaattagaaattggTGAATTAGGTCTACATATTTGGAAAAAGGTTATGATAATGCCATTAAAAGAAACTTTAGTACGAAATTTAATGTCATACATAATGATCGATCGTGAGGGTGGACATGTTTGTACAACCACACCGGAAATGGTTCGTGGATGTATACTCAGTTTTGTTGCGTTGGATCAATATCGACCACAAGATAATATTCAG TTATATGTAGAAATATTCGAAGATCCATTTCTAGAAAAGAGTTCTGAATATTTTAAAGCAGAGGCAGCgaaactattagaaaaatatgATGTGAGTAATTATATGGAGAAAGTTCGTCAAAAACAATACGAGGAATATAAACGTTCACACATATTTCTACATCGAAGTTCTATCTCAAAAGTGCATCAACGCATCGAAAAGCATTTTGTTGAGGAACATTTAGAAGTATTTCATACAGAATGTCGTGATATGATCCAGAAGAATCGTACCAAGGATTTAGCAAATATGTATCCTTTATTGAAACGGGTACCAAATGGTTTGTCTGTGCCAATTGCGGAATTTTTGGATCATGTTAAAGAAGAAGGTTTACGTGCTGTGAGTTGCTTAAAAGGTGATACT gtacatatacaatttgtagaaaatattttacggGTATACCATAAATATGggaaattaatagaaaaagtatttagtggtgatcaaaattttattagtgcATTAGATAAAAGTTGTTCATAtgttatcaattataaaaatgtaacaaagCCGACATGTCGTAGTCCAGAATTGCTTGCAAAATATTGtgatacattattaaaaaaatccgcAAAAGGGATAAGTGATGcagaaattgaagaaaaattaactgattgtataattgtatttaaatatttagatgataaagatatatttcaaaaattttatagtcgAATGCTAGCAAAACGTTTAATTCATCAACAAAGTTATAGCATGGATGCTGAAGAAATGATGATCAATCGTTTAAAA caAGCGTGTGGCTACgagtttacaaataaattgcaTAGAATGTACACGGATATATTTTTAAGCAccgatttaaataataaatttaataattatttaaaagaaaaaaatcattctttaaatattaattttcaaatttatgttttacaa ACAGGTGCTTGGCCATTAGgacaaaatttgcaaaataattttgcagTACCACAAGAACTCGAAAAAAGTGtacaatattttgaacaattctATCATGCACACTTTAGTGGTAGAAAATTAACATGGTTACATCATTTATGTCAAg gtgAATTAAAATTAGGATATTTGAGAAAAACTTATATTGTAACAATGCAAACATATCAAATGGCAATATTACTACTATTCGAGAAGGTGGATTCATTAACTGtagctgaaattttaaatactttacaaATAAATGCTGAACAATTTCAGAAACATATTGTTAGCTTATTagaatgtaaattattaaattcaaatactGAG GAAATAACACCAAATAcgatattatcattaaattttgatttttcgagCAAACGTACAAAATTCCGTATTACAGCCGCCACACAAAAAGAAAGTCCACAAGAAGTTGAAAATACTATATCATCGGTGGAGGAAGAtcgtaaattatatttacaagcAGCAATTGTTAGAATTATGAAGTCTCGAAAGCTTCTTCATCATAATGAACTAATTCAGGAG gttttaTCTCAAAGTAAAGCATCGTTTGCACCAAGCAttcaaatgattaaaaaatgtattgaagCCCTAATCGACAAACAATACCTAGAACGAACACCAAACAGTCCTGATTCCTATAGCTATGtggcataa